A stretch of DNA from Synechococcus sp. JA-3-3Ab:
CCCCCGCTCGGTAGAAATTGCTCGCAACTACGGTGTCAAGCTGCGGGTGCGCTCCAGCCTGGAGCCGCTGCAAGCCGGATCAGAAGGCACCCTCATTGTCTCTCCCCCTGCTCGCGTCCGCTCCCCTGATAGCAGCATTGAGCTAGGGCGGGCGGTCGATACCGTGGAGCTGGATGGAGAGCAGGCCAAGTTGGTGTTGGTGGGAGTGCCGGATCGCCCGGGCATTGCCGCGCAACTGTTCCAGGAGATTGCTGCAACGGGGATCAATGTCGACTTAATTCTGCAGTCGCTCCACCTCAGTGCGGCGGAGGGATCCCCTACCAACGACATTGCCTTCACCGTCAGCCGTGCCCAGGCGGCTCAGGCAGCAGCCGTGGCCCGCAAGGTTGGCCAGGAGCTGGGGTGTAGGGAAGTCCTTGTCGATGAGGCGGTAGCCAAGGTCAGCATTGCCGGGGTGGGGATGATGGGTCGCCCGGGCATTGCCGCCGAGATGTTTCGCGTGCTGGCGGAAGCGGGGATCAACTTGCAGATGATCTCCATGTCGGAGATCAAGGTCAGCTGCGTGGTGGCAGCCGAGCGGGCTGGGGAGGCCGCCCTGGCGCTGGGGGAAGCGTTTCAGGTGATTCCCCAGCTGCATCGAGTCAAGGCAGCGCCTTGCGGGGATCCCCTTCTGCGCCACCACCCGGTGCGGGGCGTTGCCCTGGATCTGAAGCAATCGCGGCTAGGCCTGCGCAAGGTGCCGGATCGGCCGGGGACGGCTGCCCATCTGTTTGGGCGCTTGGCAGAGGCTGGCGTTATCGTCGACACCATCATCCAGAGCCAGCGGAGCTACCACAACGGCCTTCCCAGTAACGACATTGCCTTTACCGTGCCTCAGGATCAGGCCAGGGCGGCTGAGGCCGTGTGCTGTCAGGTGGCCGAGGAGCTGCAGGCAGCTGGGGTTGAAACCGACCACGACATTGCCAAAGTCAGCATCGTCGGCGCCGGCATGGAAACGTATCCCGGCGTGGCGGCGCGCTTTTTTGCTGCCTTGGCCGACGCCGGGATCAACATTGAGATGATCGGCACCTCAGAGATTAAGGTAAGCTGCGTGGTGCGACGGGAGCAGGGGATCCGGGCTCTCCAAGCTGTCCACCGTGCCTTTGAACTCGACCGGCCGCTCTGAAAGACTCATACAACGCTGGACAAAAGCGGACTTTTGCTCCAGGTTGACGCTTTCTTCCTGCTTCCACGACCCGTGGCTAGTGGCAGAGTTTACCTCTACTACCCCGCCAGAGGGATCTCCACAGGCGTGACTTCCCCGCGAGCTGCAGGTAGTTGCTCCTTGCTATACCGGGCACACCGGCTAAAGACGGAGCCAACCCTAGTCCGCTTTGGCCGCCAGCAACAGGGGGAAGTGGTGGGCATTGGGGGCGTGCATGGCCTGGATCCCCAAGTTGGCGCGGTTGAGGAGATCGGCGTAGGTAGGGATGAACCGGCCTTGGCTGTCCAGGATGGACTGGTTGAAGTTAAAGCCATTGAGGTTAAAGGCCATGAGGCCGATGCCGATTGCCGCCGCCCAGATCCCTAAGGTAGGCAGGGCCGCCATCCAGAAGTGGACAGAGCGGCTGTTGCGCCAGCCAAGGCTGGGGATCCCCAACCGCCCCAAGAAGGCGTAGTGGCCGGCCAGGAAGTTGTAGGTGACCTCCTGCTGGCCAAAGCGGTAGCCGGCATTTTGTGACTCTTCTTCCGAGGTCTCGCGGATTAGGCTGGAGATCACCAGGGAGCCGTGCAGGGAGGCCAGCAGAGCGCCGCCAAAGACGCCGGCCACCCCCAGCCAGCTAGCAGGGTGCATGAGGATATTGTGCTCCGCCTGGAAAGCCAGCATGAAGTAGAAGGTGCCGGCAATCCCTAGCGGCAGCCCCTCTGAGAAACTGCCCTGGCCAATGGGGTAGACCAGGAGCACTGCCGTAGCCGCCGCCGCCGGAGCGGAAAACGCCACCGCAATCCAGGGACGCATGCCCAAGCGATAGCTCAGCTCCCACTGCCGGCCCAGGTAGCACCACACCCCGATGAGGAAGTGAAACACGATGAGCTGGTAGGGGCCGCCGTTGTAGAGCCACTCCTCCAAAGAGGCA
This window harbors:
- a CDS encoding aspartate kinase codes for the protein MQAGLIVQKYGGTSVGSIERIQAVAQRVAHTVEQGKRVVVVVSAMGEETDRLVELGEQILQGSPTTPAEWREWDMLLSTGEQVSIALLALALQRLGYPALSLTAAQVGIVTTRDHGRARILHIHTDRLWQHLERGEVVVVAGFQGITSLTELEITTLGRGGSDTTAVALAVALGAELCEIYTDVPGIFTADPRKVPEARLLPEITADEMLELASLGAQVLHPRSVEIARNYGVKLRVRSSLEPLQAGSEGTLIVSPPARVRSPDSSIELGRAVDTVELDGEQAKLVLVGVPDRPGIAAQLFQEIAATGINVDLILQSLHLSAAEGSPTNDIAFTVSRAQAAQAAAVARKVGQELGCREVLVDEAVAKVSIAGVGMMGRPGIAAEMFRVLAEAGINLQMISMSEIKVSCVVAAERAGEAALALGEAFQVIPQLHRVKAAPCGDPLLRHHPVRGVALDLKQSRLGLRKVPDRPGTAAHLFGRLAEAGVIVDTIIQSQRSYHNGLPSNDIAFTVPQDQARAAEAVCCQVAEELQAAGVETDHDIAKVSIVGAGMETYPGVAARFFAALADAGINIEMIGTSEIKVSCVVRREQGIRALQAVHRAFELDRPL
- a CDS encoding photosystem II protein D1 2 produces the protein MSVVVRRSAAARRLWSWESFCQWITSTENRLYIGWFGVLMIPTLLAATFCFVIAFIAAPPVDVDGIREPVIGSLLGGNNLISAAVVPTSAAIALHFYPIWEAASLEEWLYNGGPYQLIVFHFLIGVWCYLGRQWELSYRLGMRPWIAVAFSAPAAAATAVLLVYPIGQGSFSEGLPLGIAGTFYFMLAFQAEHNILMHPASWLGVAGVFGGALLASLHGSLVISSLIRETSEEESQNAGYRFGQQEVTYNFLAGHYAFLGRLGIPSLGWRNSRSVHFWMAALPTLGIWAAAIGIGLMAFNLNGFNFNQSILDSQGRFIPTYADLLNRANLGIQAMHAPNAHHFPLLLAAKAD